TGAACGCCGGCCCCGCCGGGATGGCCGACATGAAGCGGGCGCTGGAACTGAGCCTTGAACCCTTCCGTCATGGCGCGTCGGGCTGGTTCGACTGGCTGTTCGGCAGCAAGATCGACCGCGTGCTTTTCGCCGCGACCAAGGCCGACCACATCGCCGCCCACCAGCATGCCCAGCTGCGGGCACTGCTCGACCGGCTGGTCGGCGACGCCCGCAACGCCATCCGCTTTGAAGGCGCCCAGGTCGACACCATGGCCATCGCCGCGCTGAAATGCACCGAAAGCGTGGTGACGGAGCATGAGGGCCGCCAGCTGCGCTGCGTGCGCGGCGTCCCCGTCGGGCGCGACCGCCCGACCGTGCTGTTCCCCGGCGAGATTCCGGAGGATGCGGAGGCCTTCCCGCCCGGCCGCGACCGTCCCTACAATTTCCTCGCCTTCCGTCCGCCCGACGACCTCGGCCGGGACCCGCGCGGCCTGCCGCACATCCGCGTCGATAAGGCCCTGCAATTCCTGCTCGGGGATTACCTGACGTGACGGAGCACGACACCCGCAACGCCTCGAAGGGTTGGGTTCCGCCGATGGAGCTGGACCTCGACCGCGCAGCTCCGGTGCCGGTGGAGGAGGAAACCGCCCTGCTGACCGGCAGCGGCGATCCGGCCGATCTGCTGCCGGCCCCTGCCACGCCGGTGCGCACCACGCGCAGGCTCGGCCGCTGGCTGTTCGGGGCGTTGGCGGCACTGGTGCTGGTGGCGCTGGGCTTCGACACCGCCGACCTGCTGGCCCGCGCCTTCGCCACCAGCCTTGCGCTGGGCGTGCTGGTGGCATTGCTGGCCGCCACCGCCGGCATCGCGGCGATCGCGATGCTGGTGACCGAACTTCTGTCGCTGCGCCGCCTGCGCCGGATCGAGGAGCTGCGCGCCGAGGCCGGCCGGCTGGAGCTGGAGGCGCCCGGCGGCCGGGCCGACCGTTTCGCAGGCTCCCTGGTGGCGCTCTACGCCGACCGGCGGGAGCTGGCCCCGGCGCTGGCCCGCGTGCGCGACCATGTCACCGACGCCCATGACGAGCACGAGGTGGTCCGGCTGCTCGACCGCGAGGTGCTGAGCCCGCTCGACCGTGCCGCCTATCAGCGGGTCCTGCGCGCCTCGCGCGACACCGCCGTCGCCACCGCGCTGAGCCCGGCGGCTCTGCTGGATTTCGCCGTGGTCCTCTGGCGCAACCTGAAGCTTGTGCGGGAGATCGCCGCCCTCTATGGCGCCCGGCCCGGCTATGTCGGCTCGCTGCGGCTTTTGCGCCGGATGCTCGCCAACATCGCCGTCGCCGGTGTGGCGGAAAGCGCCCACCATGTCGCGGTGGAGGCGCTGGGCGGCTCGCTCGCCGCCGCCATTTCGACGCGGATGGGGCAGGGGGTGATCAACGGCCTGCTGACTGCGCGGGTCGGGCTGACCGCCATGCACCTGTGCCGCCCCATCGCCTTCGGCCCCGAAAACCGTCCCAGCCTCAACCGCATCAGGAAGGAGTTGCTGTCGTTGCCCAAACAGGTGCTGTGACGTGACCTCAGGCGTCGGCCATCATGTCCGCTTCGGAACCGCGAACAGTGCCGATGGCATGCAGCGAGCTTTGCAGGGTCAACCGGTCCAGCTGCTCCACCCGCAAGCTGGCGAAGATCTTGATGCGGCTTTCCAATTCCACATAGGCGCGGCGGAAGGCCAT
The sequence above is a segment of the Azospirillum sp. TSH100 genome. Coding sequences within it:
- a CDS encoding TIGR01620 family protein; this encodes MTEHDTRNASKGWVPPMELDLDRAAPVPVEEETALLTGSGDPADLLPAPATPVRTTRRLGRWLFGALAALVLVALGFDTADLLARAFATSLALGVLVALLAATAGIAAIAMLVTELLSLRRLRRIEELRAEAGRLELEAPGGRADRFAGSLVALYADRRELAPALARVRDHVTDAHDEHEVVRLLDREVLSPLDRAAYQRVLRASRDTAVATALSPAALLDFAVVLWRNLKLVREIAALYGARPGYVGSLRLLRRMLANIAVAGVAESAHHVAVEALGGSLAAAISTRMGQGVINGLLTARVGLTAMHLCRPIAFGPENRPSLNRIRKELLSLPKQVL